The following are encoded together in the Argopecten irradians isolate NY chromosome 5, Ai_NY, whole genome shotgun sequence genome:
- the LOC138323538 gene encoding transmembrane protein 180-like isoform X2, which produces MAASLRQSMLAYGSQSMAFSLISTSFNFYYVKVFLDIYHIDQMWFNLAQVLFLVWNAINDPLFAYLQESTSNRFTRTRRESILYSAPFFALSFIVPWFSWGTNPIMVGLHLIFTLFFWDTMLTFVGLAASALFTEISQDPDHRLKLVRIGSIGCLMGASSVSILEFFSGSLKNFSGFQVASIFIGLASYMLFRYTGTHGHTQYDLEKMSSGKETNITHDKSIQNSSYLSLTWQILKDRNFLSFVVMNFFQIFHTTFMANFMKVIGDELVQLHDIEGFPWLRSFFYGSSRFLPMILIITTTPLIGKVGYYNTIKLSFLWKISGGVVMYMIGRNHPILLMLYMALDSCFANAMFSMFNMPLSDIVDTDMQKYHRSHPISSLVYGNNALVTKPAISLSPMMTVAILNHFGYQQLGKNTLTVPQVGSLHDTMFLLLCVQPVVIGTLQLITWSFYSIRDRKTSQVKFHQKRL; this is translated from the exons ATGGCGGCATCTCTGCGACAGAGTATGCTGGCCTATGGCTCACAGTCTATGGCTTTCTCACTAATATCTACATCCTTTAACTTTTACTATGTAAAAGTATTTCTGGACATTTACCATATTGATCAAATGTGGTTCAATCTCGCACAAGTTCTCTTCTTAGTATGGAATGCCATAAATGATCCACTGTTTGCCTACCTTCAGGAGTCCACCAGTAATCGATTCACTCGGACACGAAGAGAGAGCATTTTGTACTCAGCACCCTTCTTCGCTCTGTCTTTTATTGTTCCCTGGTTCTCGTGGGGGACCAATCCAATAATGGTTGGTCTTCATCTGATTTTCACACTGTTTTTCTGGGACACCATGCTGACATTTGTAGGCTTGGCAGCCTCTGCACTCTTCACCGAAATATCACAGGATCCGGATCACAGGTTGAAGTTAGTCCGGATTGGAAGTATAGGATGCTTAATGGGAGCATCTAGTGTATCCATACTGGAGTTTTTCTCCGGCAGCTTAAAAAACTTCTCTGGATTTCAAGTTGCGTCCATTTTTATAGGTCTGGCCAGTTACATGTTATTTAGGTATACTGGTACACATGGTCACACTCAGTACGACCTTGAGAAAATGAGCTCAGGTAAGGAGACTAATATAACACATGATAAAAGCATACAGAACTCTTCATACCTAAGTCTAACGTGGCAAATCCTCAAAGACAGAAATTTTCTCTCTTTTGTGGTAATGAACTTTTTCCAGATCTTTCACACAACGTTTATGGCCAATTTTATGAAAGTGATAGGTGATGAACTGGTACAGTTACACGATATAGAAGgatttccatggttacggagcTTCTTCTATGGCAGCAGTAGGTTCCTACCAATG ATACTCATTATTACCACGACTCCATTGATTGGGAAGGTCGGATACTACAACACAATCAAGCTGAGCTTTCTGTGGAAGATCTCCGGCGGAGTAGTGATGTATATGATCGGACGGAACCATCCAATTCTTCTCATGCTCTATATGGCACTAGATAG CTGTTTTGCCAATGCCATGTTTTCAATGTTCAACATGCCTCTGTCAGACATCGTAGACACAGACATGCAAAAATATCACAGGAG CCACCCGATATCTTCCTTGGTGTATGGGAACAATGCTTTAGTCACCAAACCTGCCATCTCCCTATCACCGATGATGACGGTAGCTATCCTCAACCACTTCGGCTACCAACAACTGGGTAAAAACACCCTAACTGTACCTCAGGTTGGCTCGCTCCACGACACCATGTTCTTACTGCTGTGTGTCCAGCCAGTGGTCATCGGGACCTTACAACTGATCACCTGGTCATTTTACTCTATACGGGACAGGAAAACTAGCCAG GTCAAGTTCCATCAAAAGAGACTCTAA
- the LOC138323538 gene encoding transmembrane protein 180-like isoform X1: MAASLRQSMLAYGSQSMAFSLISTSFNFYYVKVFLDIYHIDQMWFNLAQVLFLVWNAINDPLFAYLQESTSNRFTRTRRESILYSAPFFALSFIVPWFSWGTNPIMVGLHLIFTLFFWDTMLTFVGLAASALFTEISQDPDHRLKLVRIGSIGCLMGASSVSILEFFSGSLKNFSGFQVASIFIGLASYMLFRYTGTHGHTQYDLEKMSSGKETNITHDKSIQNSSYLSLTWQILKDRNFLSFVVMNFFQIFHTTFMANFMKVIGDELVQLHDIEGFPWLRSFFYGSSRFLPMILIITTTPLIGKVGYYNTIKLSFLWKISGGVVMYMIGRNHPILLMLYMALDSCFANAMFSMFNMPLSDIVDTDMQKYHRSHPISSLVYGNNALVTKPAISLSPMMTVAILNHFGYQQLGKNTLTVPQVGSLHDTMFLLLCVQPVVIGTLQLITWSFYSIRDRKTSQVTKVFPAPNDQIANA, encoded by the exons ATGGCGGCATCTCTGCGACAGAGTATGCTGGCCTATGGCTCACAGTCTATGGCTTTCTCACTAATATCTACATCCTTTAACTTTTACTATGTAAAAGTATTTCTGGACATTTACCATATTGATCAAATGTGGTTCAATCTCGCACAAGTTCTCTTCTTAGTATGGAATGCCATAAATGATCCACTGTTTGCCTACCTTCAGGAGTCCACCAGTAATCGATTCACTCGGACACGAAGAGAGAGCATTTTGTACTCAGCACCCTTCTTCGCTCTGTCTTTTATTGTTCCCTGGTTCTCGTGGGGGACCAATCCAATAATGGTTGGTCTTCATCTGATTTTCACACTGTTTTTCTGGGACACCATGCTGACATTTGTAGGCTTGGCAGCCTCTGCACTCTTCACCGAAATATCACAGGATCCGGATCACAGGTTGAAGTTAGTCCGGATTGGAAGTATAGGATGCTTAATGGGAGCATCTAGTGTATCCATACTGGAGTTTTTCTCCGGCAGCTTAAAAAACTTCTCTGGATTTCAAGTTGCGTCCATTTTTATAGGTCTGGCCAGTTACATGTTATTTAGGTATACTGGTACACATGGTCACACTCAGTACGACCTTGAGAAAATGAGCTCAGGTAAGGAGACTAATATAACACATGATAAAAGCATACAGAACTCTTCATACCTAAGTCTAACGTGGCAAATCCTCAAAGACAGAAATTTTCTCTCTTTTGTGGTAATGAACTTTTTCCAGATCTTTCACACAACGTTTATGGCCAATTTTATGAAAGTGATAGGTGATGAACTGGTACAGTTACACGATATAGAAGgatttccatggttacggagcTTCTTCTATGGCAGCAGTAGGTTCCTACCAATG ATACTCATTATTACCACGACTCCATTGATTGGGAAGGTCGGATACTACAACACAATCAAGCTGAGCTTTCTGTGGAAGATCTCCGGCGGAGTAGTGATGTATATGATCGGACGGAACCATCCAATTCTTCTCATGCTCTATATGGCACTAGATAG CTGTTTTGCCAATGCCATGTTTTCAATGTTCAACATGCCTCTGTCAGACATCGTAGACACAGACATGCAAAAATATCACAGGAG CCACCCGATATCTTCCTTGGTGTATGGGAACAATGCTTTAGTCACCAAACCTGCCATCTCCCTATCACCGATGATGACGGTAGCTATCCTCAACCACTTCGGCTACCAACAACTGGGTAAAAACACCCTAACTGTACCTCAGGTTGGCTCGCTCCACGACACCATGTTCTTACTGCTGTGTGTCCAGCCAGTGGTCATCGGGACCTTACAACTGATCACCTGGTCATTTTACTCTATACGGGACAGGAAAACTAGCCAGGTCACTAAAGTCTTCCCCGCTCCAAACGATCAAATTGCAAACGCATGA